The nucleotide window tatcaatgtATTTAGTATTTCCTTTTAATCGGAAATTGCGAGTTGAAAGTTACTGCTATTTCTGTAGATTAATCTCTCAAGTTTGGCCGAGCGACTTGTTTACAAACACCTCTACAAGACCCATGTTTTGGATGGAAACTATACTCTGGACGCTGTAAGGGTATCGGGCAATGTTGACGTGGTAACAATCAACGACGTGGACATGATGGAACTCTACCAGTCTGTCGTAAAGACCTCGGGGGATTTCGCATTATCAGGTAAGAGATGCTTGGTTCATGTTGCTAGAAGATAGATCTATCCCTTTTACAAATGGAATAAGCCTGAGCAGAAACATATGAGAAGAATAACTAACCGATAGTATATATTCACAGGCGACGTAATATACCAAACGGACATCCGTGTTTCGGGGAGCGCAAATACCCCAAAAGTAAATGGTATTGATTGGGAAGACATTGTGTGCATTTCCTCCAGTGACGTTATAACTGGTCACTACCACTTCACAATCGCCACTGTGAGAACGGCCATCATCAGTAATGACATCAATGGAATCGACATTAGTAAAGATGCTGTACTCGTCGATACTGATCAAGATATCCAAGATATATCATGGGTTGATGCTGAGGCGAAGTCATTTAAACCTTAATCCAAAGTTATGGTCGAAATTGTGGTATTTGGTAGATGCATATTTGCTCTTAATAACATACTAAGGTTTGGATTATTAGATCAATCAACTCCATGTGATGAATAGACTAGACCCAGTATCATCCTAGTCTCATCCCGACTAAGCGTCCAACGCATCTTGCAGCTCGCATTACGTTCCTTGACGATGTATCTGTGACGGGCAGTGAAGGGGTATTGATGACACCAGCCGCTACCATCAACTCTATTGACCCACGGGATTTGACACGCGATTCCATGGGTACTCTTGTTATATCGATTGGCATTAACTTCACCTCTCCACTCTTGGTAAGAAAAGGAATAGCAAAAAAATGGCGGTATTTGATGGGAAATAGGTCTGCACAGGGACAAAGCCTTCTTGAATGTGGAATCGGTTTAGATTTAGGATCGGTAGACGATACTAGAAGATTTAAAGGTTGGTGTCAATAGATCTTGTAAacaattacatttttttgtaATACTGGTTGAAGGAGATAAGAACATGAAAAACGGTTGTCATTAACAGTACATGGACTTTACATCATAACATTATAGTTTTGTAATTCCCATGGAATAATTTAACACTAAACAACAAATGCACAACTATATATAGACATTAAACAACATTAAGAAGATTCAGACAACGACTAAATGTATTAAATCGATTATATTCCATGCGTATTATAGTACTTTTATGGTTGCAGGTGAGGTGAATGAATTTTCTTTATTCCATATATTTCAATGATTACACATTACTGTAGGAGATATAGTACAGGCAATATGGTAAGGTAATTCATGGGTAACTACTAAAGACAAAATGCCCTTCAGTACCATTTATATGCAGCTCCACTGATATCCCAACAAAGCTGTGAACGTGCATAGGATGATTGCACTTCCTGCGTCCGAAACACTTGTACACAGCGATCAATACAAATCCAATTGAGGATAATGTGAATAGATATAAGGAAGTATacaacattcatatatttatcagtttatctccATTGCATTCACGTATGCAGCTATTAGCTTGTGCATAGAACTATTGCCTGAGGGCAGTGAGTGCAGTCAGTAGATCAAGGATTTGCTAGTTCAAAGAAGCAAATTCATGTTTAACTTTAATAattgtgatactaatgatatccaTTAATTAACTATTACACATAATGACCCATTTATTATGGTGTTATCATTAAGAAGATCATTTTGTTTTACGCACTGTTGCATTGGCTCCATATTCACAAGCGGATTGGATTACAGGTGTCAGGCAACATAGCAGTACAGATGATTAATGGGTTACTGATGGATGGCATTGAGAACCGCTTTTGGAGGAAGCGTTTGGGTCAGCAGGTCCCTTCGTCTCCGACCATTGACTCAGTCGTTTTCAAGTGAGTCTTTTATGCATTACGTTTGCAAATTGTATTTATAAAGAGTAAGAACCAAAacctgtttattattttatttatttattatttccagAGGTCCTGTTACTGGTAAGAGTATTAATGGCCATCAAGTGGAAGATTATATGAATGTGATGGACCAGCAGATGATCAACGGGACATATGTGTTTCAGGTTGAAGATCCGTTTTTTGGAAGCTGAATCTCGTTATGCAAAAGGAATATATACGATAAGTAATAgcattctgtccccttttttttaaaaatatactgTGGATTTATTGCAGGGACTAGTGACAGTTGATGGTAATTTCGGTTTTCTCGAAGGTGGCACTGTGGATGGGGTAGATGTATCTGCACTGAAAGACAACGTAGTTTATCTGCAGGGAGATCAGTTCATAGACGGGCTAATGGTAAGAATGACTAATTCCCCACAGTttctaaaaaaaagtataaatttcGGTCTGTGTGTCTTTAGGAATGtgttttctgtatctcttttcaGACCTTCTCTAAGCTGAAGATTGATCATGATTTGAAAGTCGATGGGAAACTCAATGGATGGAATGTGACATCAGATTTTATGAGGCTCGATGAATCGTTCCCTCACATTGGTAAATTTCCGCAGATAAATATAGAATCACACTTAAACTTATGAACCCTTTAGAAAAACTGTTTGCATATATTTTACCGAAGTAGAGAatcaaatgagaataataaacttGCTCAAGATTTTACCCTCTTCATTTTCCAGGTAATCTGATTTTCATGAACAAAACGACAGCCACTTCCGTCAAAATGACGAACTCGGACTTACTTGTGGAGAGCCTTAACGGAATGGTCGTGGAGGACGCGGTTGCTGACATAGTGTTGTCGAATGAGGATGCCACCATTAACGGATCATTGATGTTTAAGGGGAACGTCTTGGGTGAGGATATTAGATGTCACCTTTTTTCTCATCCCTTCGTAAGGTACAGATACTGTATACTTGGTGTGCTGGCCCATGACCACAATATTTACGTTAATGAAAATATTGTGTAACTTCGATACTGTGATGTCGACAGCCAATCATATCGACGTGAATGGTACAATTGACGGGGTTGACCTGGAAGACCTTGCGAGACGCAGCCTCAAGAAGGTTTCTGGAAAACCTCAGTTGCTGACAGCAAGTATCAAAGTCGATGGAGGGGTTTCCTTCACGTCTTCTTTGAAGTTACAAGTAGTTAATAACAAGCCGTGGACAGACCACCTGATGAAGGTAAACAGTTGTGCTTGTTTCCTAATAGATCTCAGAGTATCCATTTGGCTAACTGATGCAGAAAAAAGTAAGAATTCTCTCTAGTAATTTTTTGATAACTTCCCTCTTACATGTTAGTTACACTATGTATATCCTGCGAGAATGGTTACTTTAGACCTCTCTGAAAGTCATTCTATCCTCTATGTATCCTAAAAAATCCACGCATGACTCATTTCCAAATGCACCGCAAATAGCAATGAATAGTTACGCCTGTTATCATCAGGTCTAGGTGCTATGGTTTTGACCTTGCATATTCTTACTCTTAAAATTTTACGTCACTGATTGCTTTGCAGGTTATCCCGCTAGACTACGACGGAGTAATCAGTGGCAAGAAGACGTTCGAAAAAAACGTCACTATTCTGGGCGATTTCAACCCGGCTCTCCTTAACAGAATTAACATGTCTCGCCTTGTCTCCAGTATCCTCACTACCAATACTGAACAGACAATTAGCAGCCAGTATTTTTTCGAAGGCGATATCCTAGCGAGTGAGTgtaatttcttgaaaaaaaaaatgctttgttattataattcactGTGAGATGAACAAAACTTTTACTGAAAATTGGTTATACTGATAAGCTGAAGTTGATATTGAAAGTTAAGTGATGCAGATAAAGTGATATTGATATACTTAATTTGTtttagatgttattattattatttttctgttattattatttgtcatgttGTTTGATCAATTCGTCAATCTAGACTTTTGATGAAAATGAACTAAATGATATACCTATTACGAGTCAAACACTTTTATGAACACTCAGCAAGTTTCAAGTGCGATTTGAACTCTAGGTTCTGTATGAGTTTATTCTCTATTTCCCTCAAACTTTCGCCAGAGAATGTGAACGCGCCGAAGATAGATGGCGTGGATGTCGGAGCACTGGCGCTAGTGGACGAGGACGGAGATGTGCCGCTGAATCTCCTGTTTGAGGAGGACGTCGCTTTCTTGGACAGTGTCACGTCCACTTCCGGTTTTCTTGATGGCTGCCATATCCTCGGGGTTTGTGTTTGTAAGAGTCAGATTTTGACTCTGATGCAATCTTGatgtacaaaaaaagaagaaaaaaaaaagaatgaagtagaaagaaagaaagaatgaaagaaaaaaagtgtgtgaaAGATCCTGTTACTGAAGTTCACATCAATAAGATGGTGGAAAgataatatttactttatttgtatGGTTATGGATTATGTAATCACGGTTCCTTTTATATGCTTTCATACCAAAGCTATATTTTGAACAGCTTAGTCACAATCGTTTTGGTTCAGCttaattgcatatattttttttctgagtaaCTTCATTGTATTTATTAGACAGTTTTAACCcgactttatatatgtatatttgacaaaaataagtattagtattttttgGGGGATGAGCTGATAATGATTTTACAACTTTACTTTCTTTTACATTCTTTTCAGTGTAACCTCAGTAATGATTTCTCATTATTTTGAACACCTTATTGACAACTTTTCAACAGCCCCTTCatgaatttgtatttttcttgAACAGCTCAACAGCTCGGTCATCTATTTCGGCCCAAATCGCACCCTTGAGCTCAACGGAACGACGGCCCTGAGTGGGATCGACGTGATGAAGGATGTCGCCGCGAAGAGCAAAGTCACTGCAGGGCCCAACGCCACGGACGTCTTCTATTTCCTGGAATCTTGAGTTGGAATTCACGGAGCGCAGGACATAAGTGGTTGGGTTTCCTTGCTCCTTTTTAAAGAAATCATAaatgaatttattattatatatatatatatattttttttttggggggggttgttttttcttgtttgtctctcttgtgtatgtgtgattggcAGGCTGTAAGCGAAGTGGCATGATTTTTACTGTAGAAGCTTTTTGTGAGGTaacgcaccctccccccccccaaaaaaaaaaaaatggaaaggactGGATAAAGAAATCTTTGAATGTACATTTCTTTTAAAATGCATATGCCCACTGCAGGAAAAACCTCATTCACAATGGACATGTGGATGTCCAACTTCAGCGGCACTATTTTGAATGGAATCGACATAAACCAACTCTACACCACAACTGTTTTAAGCAATGGGACTGAGGTAATTGTATCCATAATCTTTCATTTATCTAACAGAAGCCTTCATTTGTGACAACTTTTTTAAtgccttcttttcattcttttttttcagataat belongs to Penaeus chinensis breed Huanghai No. 1 chromosome 4, ASM1920278v2, whole genome shotgun sequence and includes:
- the LOC125025063 gene encoding uncharacterized protein LOC125025063 isoform X2 translates to MTPAATINSIDPRDLTRDSMGTLVISIGINFTSPLLVSGNIAVQMINGLLMDGIENRFWRKRLGQQVPSSPTIDSVVFKGPVTGKSINGHQVEDYMNVMDQQMINGTYVFQGLVTVDGNFGFLEGGTVDGVDVSALKDNVVYLQGDQFIDGLMTFSKLKIDHDLKVDGKLNGWNVTSDFMRLDESFPHIGNLIFMNKTTATSVKMTNSDLLVESLNGMVVEDAVADIVLSNEDATINGSLMFKGNVLANHIDVNGTIDGVDLEDLARRSLKKVSGKPQLLTASIKVDGGVSFTSSLKLQVVNNKPWTDHLMKVIPLDYDGVISGKKTFEKNVTILGDFNPALLNRINMSRLVSSILTTNTEQTISSQYFFEGDILAKNVNAPKIDGVDVGALALVDEDGDVPLNLLFEEDVAFLDSVTSTSGFLDGCHILGLNSSVIYFGPNRTLELNGTTALSGIDVMKDVAAKSKVTAGPNATDVFYFLES